The following proteins come from a genomic window of Sebastes fasciatus isolate fSebFas1 chromosome 6, fSebFas1.pri, whole genome shotgun sequence:
- the LOC141770034 gene encoding dematin-like isoform X1, with protein MMPKQLAQTSPGSVLSLRGSSVPGSPAAAIVARVEDGIIGYKDLAALPRDKAILDIERPDLMIYQQHYSYSPLERSLSPRSLSPPPSPEKESREWLENRSPGGSSSGSTIQTSRTHSTHTPPTPPTPHTPHTPHTPHTHSSGNKNSMQHFHRPENGSNIYKKPPIYKQEGCVSSALPQGKHIEDLIIESSKFPAAHPPDPNLPSKIETDYWPCPPSLAVIEKEWRKKDQRDEDEEEEDGELDDELWGLRALQKQELNKIQSNLGKIILKEELEKSAAPLRRKTRSLPDRSQHAGSNASRSVYFPASSRSGLSRVSPAGHKQPITAEFTEDGDDDDDDDDDDDDDDDDDDNEGVSVGFQLQSAEFSSSEKTPADLQNGDSRMDRGNSLPSMLDHKICPYEVLVVTHRGRSKLPPGVDRTRLERHLSQEEFFSVFGMSIEEFDGLSLWKRNNLKKKVCLF; from the exons ATGATGCCCAAG CAGCTGGCTCAGACGTCTCCAGGCAGCGTGTTGTCTCTGAGAGGCTCCAGCGTCCCAGGATCCCCTGCTGCTGCCATCGTG GCCAGGGTGGAGGACGGCATTATCGGCTATAAGGACCTGGCAGCGTTACCGAGAGACAAAGCCATCCTGGACATCGAGAGACCAGATCTGATGATCTACCAGCAGCACTACAGCTACAGTCCTCTggag AGGTCCTTGTCTCCTCGctccttgtctcctcctccctcccccgaG AAGGAGTCCAGGGAGTGGCTGGAGAACCGTTCTCCTGGAGGTTCCTCCTCTGGTTCCACCATCCAGACCAGCAGAactcacagcacacacacaccacccacacctccaacaccacacacaccacacacaccacacacaccacacacacactcctctggtAACAAGAACTCCATGCAGCACTTCCACCGGCCCG aAAATGGCTCCAACATCTATAAGAAGCCTCCCATCTATAAACAAG aggGTTGTGTGTCCTCTGCGCTGCCTCAGGGGAAACACATCGAGGATCTGATCATCGAGTCCTCAAAGTTTCCAGCCGCTCATCCTCCAGATCCCAACCTGCCCTCCAAGATCGAGACGGACTACTGGCCCTGCCCCCCCTCCCTGGCTGTGATTG AGAAGGAGTGGAGGAAGAAGGATCAGAgggatgaagatgaggaggaggaggatggagagctGGATGATGAGCTGTGGGGACTCAGAGCGCTTCAGAAACAAGAACTCAACAAG ATTCAGTCTAATCTGGGTAAAATCATCCTGAAGGAGGAGTTGGAGaaatctgcagctcctctgagGAGGAAGACTCGCTCGCTACCGGACCGCAGCCAACACGCCG GATCCAACGCCTCCAGGTCCGTGTATTTCCCAGCATCCTCTAGGAGCGGCCTGTCCAGGGTGAGTCCTGCTGGACAcaaacagccaatcacagcagagtTTACTGAAgacggtgatgatgatgatgatgatgatgatgatgatgatgatgatgatgatgatgatgataatgaaggTGTTTCTGTTGGTTTTCAGCTGCAGTCAGCAGAGTTCAGCTCCTCAGAGAAAACTCCTGCAG ATCTTCAG AATGGAGACTCCAGGATGGACAGAGGGAACTCTCTCCCCAGCATGTTGGATCACAAG ATCTGTCCCTATGAGGTTCTGGTGGTGACCCACAGAGGACGGAGCAAACTGCCCCCCGGAGTGGACAGAACCAGGCTGGAG CGCCACCTCTCTCAGGAGGAGTTCTTCAGTGTCTTCGGGATGTCCATCGAGGAGTTCGACGGCCTGTCTCTCTGGAAGAGGAACAACCTGAAGAAGAAGGTCTGTCTCTTCTGA
- the LOC141770034 gene encoding dematin-like isoform X2, which yields MMPKQLAQTSPGSVLSLRGSSVPGSPAAAIVARVEDGIIGYKDLAALPRDKAILDIERPDLMIYQQHYSYSPLERSLSPRSLSPPPSPEKESREWLENRSPGGSSSGSTIQTSRTHSTHTPPTPPTPHTPHTPHTPHTHSSGNKNSMQHFHRPENGSNIYKKPPIYKQEGCVSSALPQGKHIEDLIIESSKFPAAHPPDPNLPSKIETDYWPCPPSLAVIEKEWRKKDQRDEDEEEEDGELDDELWGLRALQKQELNKIQSNLGKIILKEELEKSAAPLRRKTRSLPDRSQHAGSNASRSVYFPASSRSGLSRLQSAEFSSSEKTPADLQNGDSRMDRGNSLPSMLDHKICPYEVLVVTHRGRSKLPPGVDRTRLERHLSQEEFFSVFGMSIEEFDGLSLWKRNNLKKKVCLF from the exons ATGATGCCCAAG CAGCTGGCTCAGACGTCTCCAGGCAGCGTGTTGTCTCTGAGAGGCTCCAGCGTCCCAGGATCCCCTGCTGCTGCCATCGTG GCCAGGGTGGAGGACGGCATTATCGGCTATAAGGACCTGGCAGCGTTACCGAGAGACAAAGCCATCCTGGACATCGAGAGACCAGATCTGATGATCTACCAGCAGCACTACAGCTACAGTCCTCTggag AGGTCCTTGTCTCCTCGctccttgtctcctcctccctcccccgaG AAGGAGTCCAGGGAGTGGCTGGAGAACCGTTCTCCTGGAGGTTCCTCCTCTGGTTCCACCATCCAGACCAGCAGAactcacagcacacacacaccacccacacctccaacaccacacacaccacacacaccacacacaccacacacacactcctctggtAACAAGAACTCCATGCAGCACTTCCACCGGCCCG aAAATGGCTCCAACATCTATAAGAAGCCTCCCATCTATAAACAAG aggGTTGTGTGTCCTCTGCGCTGCCTCAGGGGAAACACATCGAGGATCTGATCATCGAGTCCTCAAAGTTTCCAGCCGCTCATCCTCCAGATCCCAACCTGCCCTCCAAGATCGAGACGGACTACTGGCCCTGCCCCCCCTCCCTGGCTGTGATTG AGAAGGAGTGGAGGAAGAAGGATCAGAgggatgaagatgaggaggaggaggatggagagctGGATGATGAGCTGTGGGGACTCAGAGCGCTTCAGAAACAAGAACTCAACAAG ATTCAGTCTAATCTGGGTAAAATCATCCTGAAGGAGGAGTTGGAGaaatctgcagctcctctgagGAGGAAGACTCGCTCGCTACCGGACCGCAGCCAACACGCCG GATCCAACGCCTCCAGGTCCGTGTATTTCCCAGCATCCTCTAGGAGCGGCCTGTCCAGG CTGCAGTCAGCAGAGTTCAGCTCCTCAGAGAAAACTCCTGCAG ATCTTCAG AATGGAGACTCCAGGATGGACAGAGGGAACTCTCTCCCCAGCATGTTGGATCACAAG ATCTGTCCCTATGAGGTTCTGGTGGTGACCCACAGAGGACGGAGCAAACTGCCCCCCGGAGTGGACAGAACCAGGCTGGAG CGCCACCTCTCTCAGGAGGAGTTCTTCAGTGTCTTCGGGATGTCCATCGAGGAGTTCGACGGCCTGTCTCTCTGGAAGAGGAACAACCTGAAGAAGAAGGTCTGTCTCTTCTGA